ATAAGTTTTCTGTTCTTAACAGCCGCTAGAATAATTCCATCTCTACAAGGCGTTAGAAATAGCTTATGTATTATGGTTCTTCAGGTCTCATTGGGCTTTCGGTTCTCAAATGCTACTGTTGTTTAGAGAGAAGACTGgtctttccttttatttccATTATTCGCAAGAGAACTCTAGGAAAACAAAGTAGCACGAGCTTCTAAGCTCTAAAGGAGGAGCAGGGAACTGAGCTGGGGTTGTCTAGACCAGGTtgcagaaaagaaaaggaacagTCTTTAGATGCTAATCTCGACTGCTCAATTCAACCCTTCAACAGGTCGTGCAGTAGCAGACATGTCAGCTCGCCCTCCTGTCATTCTCTCTGCCTTCTCCCCGCGCTCCCCTGGAAATCAAACATTGAAGATAAGTTTGGAACATTTTGAGGCGGTAATTCAGACAAGGAAATGAAATATCACAATTATGAGCATTCAAAAGTGCAACGAGTTACCCGTGCGAATTCTTATCACGTCTGACACAGGCACCACTGCACAATCAATGAAAACACATTCCAAGTCTTTTATTAGAATAACTTAAGCCATCAAGATAAACAAATAACTCAATTATAATGGGAAACCCCATTACAAGTACATGGGTTTCTCTCTGTAATACTGGCCAGCCTGAAACAACTTGGCTCACCTACCATCCCACACTTCAAATACTAGTCACTTCGGTTGGACTTTGACTAAGTAATTTGATGCAAAATGTTTCACATGTTGAGATGGTACTAATGCAGCCATACAATCTGATAAGTAGGAATGTTAAAGTTGGAATTATCTTTCAATAAATGTATGATCAAATCACTTCTGTTCTTTTTTTGCCAGGCAATTTTTGTAGGGGCATAGAGCCCCGGCTGTGGGTTGCATCCCATATCAGAAAACCTTACCTTAAAGGACAGAGGGATTTATCCCCCCCACCCACGCCCCGCCCcaccccaaaaaaaacaaagcacctATCACTGTTTATTTTAAAAGCATATCTATCCAAGTTTTCCCTCATTGAGAGGAAAAAAGAACTGTTTCCCTGAGTATCATATTAAAGTAGGTTATGCAACTACCATGAGTATGTTCTCAATGGTACTTTTCCCATATTCACTCCTACTTTCTCTGTGGCTAGTGTAAGCAGCATCATTTCAGATTTCTGAACAAAGATGTCTTCCAAAGAACTGCAGAAATTTCATCAACCAATAGAGCaaggaaaagaagaacaatTGAGCTTTTACTTGTGTTTGTCGGTCTGACATTTCTTTCCCCAAATGACCTTACCTGGGCTTCAAATTCAGTAAAAATGAGAGGTGTCTCTAAGAAATGCAactttaattcatttcaaaattaGTGCCCGAAATATAACAAACTCTCGGAAGCTGCAAACATGATCTAACATAATGCATTTGGTTATTACTAAAACCAAAGAGAAGGCAATGGATAACTCCATGAAAACATAGTAAAAAATACAATAGATATAGAAACAAGCAAATCACTCAGATAACTTTACATAAGTAGCctaccaagaaagaaaaaataaaattaaagctgCTAATAGAACAAAAGTTCAAACATTAGCTttaaggttgaaaaaaaaaaaggaaatttaaGGCTTCCAAGTCTACTCATCAAAACTAACAAAGAAACTTACCAAAAATTTTGCCATCACCAATCTCACCAGTCCTTGCCTCCTTAATTATCTCTTCCATTACTGCCTCAACCTAAGAGAGGACGGCATGTAGGTATCAATTAGTAATAGTATAGTGACAAAATATATCACAATTTTTTTCCTTAGCAGAAATGTGATGAATAGTCAACTTAGTTGCTAGGGAATTAAAGGTTTAGTTTCTAGTCCATAGAACAAAGTTAGAGTCTTAATACCTGATCTTTGCTCACTACAATTTCCATTTTAACTTTAGCAACAAAGTTGTCTTCAGAAAATTCAGACCCTACAGAATACAGATTAATaaacaaaacattttaaaaaagagctTAGTGATGATATAAGAAAGAGCAGAAATAAAAGTAAGTGAGACCAAACAAAAGAATTCTTTGTTTAGTACCAAAATAGACGAACAAGCaaacaaaacaaccaacaaaaGTGATATTCAAAGTGAATGAAAAATGCGAGTATAAGTCACCAGTTAATGAAACACTTGATCATTTCAGATCTAACAGATTGGATTCATGCAGTGTGAATACAGGAGAGGGTGCAAAATTGAGAAAATGAATTATCTTCATTAGAGATAAGTCAAAATTCACCAATCTAATCAGTAAATCTCCAACCATAATCAGTCAAGTTAACACCTATAAAAGATAGACTTACCACCCTGCCTTTCTGGTGAACCACCTTGAGCACCAAAGCCCCGAACATCAGATACCGTAACACCGCGAATGCCCATTTTCAGCAGAGCCTTTATTTTTCAGAAAAGAAACACAAGTTACTTGCACATCAACCAATTAAGTAGATTAGTCAAAATCATGGTAGAAAGAAAGtcaataattaaagaagaaatgtgAAGCCAAATATTGCCTAATACTATGGTGTACAAGGATAAAGGTGTGTTGCTATTTGACTTTAGCACTGTGTCTATACAAAAGTTTGAAGAAGTTCAAAAATCTATGAAAAAAGCATATGGCCAAATGGTGACCAAAGGCATCGTTATGTAGCAGTAGGGTTAAGTTATGGTTTTGTTGATAAATATGACATGTATATAGACATATGGTGGAAAGTCACTAATAGTTTcctttaatactattataataatTGCCATGTGCGGATGTTATAGTTGACTACCAAATAATTCTTGTCTAGTAGTAACCACCCCACCATTTAACCTCTTCCACAGATAGAGGTTACGTGTTACAATCTCAGGACAAGTTTCTGGAGTGTCATGTGCGGTTACTGGTCTGAAACTTTTAAGGAACTTCTAGAAATGATCAACTAATTCTGTTACAAGAAAGCAATCATTTATATGTGTGGAAAATGGGATCAGATAGAGCTTGTCGTGACGCATATTGGCATTCTACTTTGTTCAGTTGACCCAGAACATTTGGCAAGATCCAGATTTCTGCTCGGTAAAGTATTACACAGTTCCCATAAACAGTTAAGAAATCCAAGGAAAGCAATCTGTGGCCCAAAAGCTTAAATGATTTTGTCGCTTCACCAGGTGGTGGTAATTACTTAAGTGAACTAACCGAATTTGCATGGAATATTTAAGAGCCACCTTCCAGCTGCTACAGATTGCAATGCCAAATAATGGCACTaaaccaacccccccccccggcggcaAAAGAGTACCTGGGCTGATCCTTGACCTAACTAGGATCTTGCCCCCAGTCTAAAGCAGTGGTCACCAGAGGAAGGACATAACTTAATCTAGAACTTCATATGGGACTTAGGTAACAGCCTATATTTGGTTCTTTTGACAAGCTGGTACACGACCTCAAAATTCAGAGCGCCAAGAAAATGAGGGCTCTGCTTGATATGAAACATGTCTTGATTAACAAAGTTATCTAAATGTTATTTTATCTGATTTGGCATCCTTCATCTTATCATCTCAAACTGAAAACCTCAACTTTGCAGCACTCCATTCACCGCTTATCACATAGCGTCATGTGATAGTACCATTCTGTGTCCTGTGAAACCTCCCATCACCATCTACATGTAATTTGTGTAGCTTGCAAACTACTTTTCCAAAGTATCTTTACCACGAAGTACCACTGACCTTCACAGCATGAGATTTTGGAGCCTTTAAAGGTTATAACGCATGGAAAATGCATCCATGAAAACATTGAGGGATATCGACTGATTTGATCGTGACAGGAATGCATGTAAGAAATTGAAGGCATATTGAgaaaagagtgcttgaaattacTAGTAATCAGTTAAACATATCTCAGCTATGAATTTATCGAATACCTTAATtgcatcattttataaattttgcaACAGAAAACCAAAAAGTCAACTTAAAGGCCATTGATGCTTACCGAAGAGACCAACGGGACTCGCCAGGACCTATTTCGTCCCAAATTCAGCagcaagacaaaaaaaaaaaaaaaaaaaacgaaaacaaAGTTAGACATG
This genomic window from Carya illinoinensis cultivar Pawnee chromosome 7, C.illinoinensisPawnee_v1, whole genome shotgun sequence contains:
- the LOC122317072 gene encoding nitrogen regulatory protein P-II homolog, giving the protein MATMAKPGAIGLLHSHVKELPLMDFSSSLLRPKFGDSGLPSRLNVTLKLSRNTSIMPIIRAQSSPDYVPDSKFYKVEAIVRSWRVPLVSSALLKMGIRGVTVSDVRGFGAQGGSPERQGGSEFSEDNFVAKVKMEIVVSKDQVEAVMEEIIKEARTGEIGDGKIFVVPVSDVIRIRTGERGEKAERMTGGRADMSATARPVEGLN